In one window of Bdellovibrio bacteriovorus W DNA:
- a CDS encoding hypothetical protein (COG0664 cAMP-binding proteins - catabolite gene activator and regulatory subunit of cAMP-dependent protein kinases) has translation MNLHPADIAKEIKNYSFFKSFSSDLLLQASTMFSLKKFPAGSVILKEGQKNSQLYFLRSGKVDISLLGETIASLASVGEVFGEMSVITQNPTSTTLIAHEDSELFVLNSEDFAHVHPKDKDRLDLYPKKWTDK, from the coding sequence ATGAACTTGCATCCAGCTGATATTGCCAAAGAAATTAAAAATTATTCTTTCTTTAAGTCTTTCAGCTCAGACCTATTGCTGCAAGCTTCAACCATGTTCTCTTTAAAAAAATTCCCTGCAGGCAGTGTTATTTTAAAAGAAGGACAGAAAAACTCACAACTTTATTTCTTAAGATCAGGAAAAGTTGATATTTCTCTTTTGGGTGAAACTATTGCTTCTTTAGCGTCGGTAGGTGAAGTTTTTGGAGAAATGAGTGTGATCACTCAAAATCCGACTTCCACAACTCTTATAGCCCATGAGGACTCCGAACTCTTTGTCTTGAACTCAGAAGACTTTGCGCATGTTCATCCAAAAGACAAAGACCGTCTTGATCTGTACCCCAAAAAGTGGACAGATAAATAA
- a CDS encoding putative prolipoprotein diacylglycerol transferase (COG0682 Prolipoprotein diacylglyceryltransferase) — protein sequence MFPEIHLSESIYIPTYYLVISLTTCVCLLWIYRRSLEKNFPLNNTLDLSLIIMVAGFLGGRFFHIVYEAPAHYLKNLTEIVNVGDGGFVFFGGFFTALVSALIYLRKKKLPLTNYLDLFAPVLALGYGLGRSACFLAGCCYGKACDLPWALNHRHPTQLYAVGAELLIVGVLLILEKSSSKKIKSGDIFYSWIAMHGLARLFMEHFRDDYRGPEAGLSISSWLSLGLIAAGIFLLSKPARRR from the coding sequence ATGTTTCCTGAGATTCACCTCTCGGAGTCCATTTATATACCTACCTATTATTTGGTGATCAGCCTCACCACATGCGTGTGTCTTTTGTGGATTTATCGCCGTTCCCTTGAGAAGAACTTCCCTCTGAACAACACCCTCGATCTTAGTCTTATCATCATGGTAGCGGGATTCTTAGGGGGACGCTTTTTCCATATTGTTTACGAAGCGCCCGCACACTACCTTAAAAATCTCACTGAAATTGTAAATGTCGGCGATGGAGGCTTTGTTTTCTTCGGCGGTTTCTTTACAGCTCTCGTCAGTGCCTTGATCTATCTCAGAAAAAAGAAACTGCCTTTGACGAATTATTTGGATCTCTTTGCACCGGTGCTTGCTCTCGGATATGGCTTGGGTCGCTCGGCGTGTTTTTTGGCGGGCTGTTGTTATGGAAAAGCCTGCGACCTACCGTGGGCTCTCAATCATCGCCACCCCACTCAGCTCTATGCCGTCGGCGCAGAGCTTCTTATTGTGGGAGTCTTGTTAATTCTTGAGAAAAGCTCTTCGAAGAAAATAAAAAGCGGAGATATTTTTTATAGCTGGATTGCCATGCATGGGCTTGCACGACTTTTTATGGAGCACTTCCGCGACGACTATCGTGGCCCCGAAGCTGGGCTTTCAATCTCAAGCTGGCTGAGCCTTGGCTTGATTGCGGCGGGAATTTTCTTATTGAGCAAACCAGCACGGCGGCGGTAA
- a CDS encoding hypothetical protein (COG3024 Uncharacterized protein conserved in bacteria) translates to MGDEQKQEPKKIKCPQCGRLSIYSTENPYRPFCSERCKTIDLGDWASEKYSIPATPTSSDSLTYGDYDDEDDGR, encoded by the coding sequence ATGGGTGACGAACAAAAACAAGAACCGAAAAAAATCAAATGCCCACAGTGTGGGCGTTTGTCTATTTACTCCACTGAAAATCCTTACCGACCCTTTTGCTCCGAGCGATGTAAAACCATTGACCTTGGAGATTGGGCTTCTGAAAAATACAGCATTCCCGCGACACCAACTTCAAGTGATTCTTTAACATATGGTGACTACGATGATGAAGATGACGGGCGGTGA
- a CDS encoding putative DNA-binding protein HU-beta (COG0776 Bacterial nucleoid DNA-binding protein), protein MNKAQLIEKIASETKVSKAQVESILDCTVENIKKAVKKGDDVKLVGFGTFTKAKRKARTGRNPQTGKAIKIPAAWTPKFRAGADFKSMVK, encoded by the coding sequence ATGAACAAAGCACAACTCATCGAAAAAATTGCTTCTGAAACAAAAGTATCTAAAGCACAAGTTGAGTCTATCCTTGACTGCACAGTTGAGAATATCAAAAAAGCAGTTAAAAAAGGTGACGATGTGAAACTTGTTGGTTTCGGTACATTCACTAAAGCGAAGCGTAAAGCTCGCACTGGTCGCAACCCACAAACTGGTAAAGCGATCAAAATCCCAGCTGCATGGACTCCAAAGTTCCGCGCTGGTGCTGATTTCAAATCAATGGTTAAGTAA
- a CDS encoding hypothetical protein (COG0205 6-phosphofructokinase), with protein sequence MAQFTQKIKRIGVLTSGGDAPGMNAAIRAVVRVSIAQNLEVFGIHGGYQGMIENNITQLQLRDMANIIQRGGTMLKTARSTEFTKPEGRALAAKNLKDHQIDALVCIGGDGSFRGIHSLWLEHRIPAVGVPGTIDNDIFGSDKTIGFDTAVNTALEAIDRIRDTAASHDRLFIVEVMGKNSSFIAAHVGLAGGAEEIFTPDGNTTVDRAIDHIKEGIGRGKTSSILITAEGQKPGRAYDLADAIRKKSGMDAKVCVLGHQQRGGSPSAADRILASRMGAAGVDSLLKGYCDIMIGTEGEKLVQVPLDLVTKETKKSQIDLISLAHILAT encoded by the coding sequence ATGGCTCAGTTTACTCAGAAAATTAAAAGAATCGGTGTTTTAACAAGTGGTGGCGATGCGCCAGGAATGAATGCGGCAATCCGTGCTGTTGTTCGTGTGAGTATTGCACAAAATCTTGAAGTCTTCGGCATTCATGGTGGCTACCAAGGGATGATCGAAAACAACATCACTCAACTCCAACTTCGTGACATGGCAAACATCATTCAGCGTGGCGGAACGATGTTAAAAACAGCACGCTCGACGGAGTTTACAAAACCCGAAGGCAGAGCCTTAGCTGCGAAAAATCTGAAAGACCACCAGATCGATGCTTTGGTTTGTATCGGTGGAGATGGTAGCTTCCGTGGTATTCACTCTCTTTGGCTTGAGCATCGCATCCCTGCCGTGGGTGTTCCCGGAACAATTGATAACGACATTTTCGGAAGCGATAAAACAATCGGTTTTGATACCGCAGTGAATACTGCCCTTGAGGCCATTGATAGAATTCGCGACACAGCTGCTTCTCACGATCGCCTCTTCATCGTCGAAGTTATGGGTAAAAACTCTAGCTTTATCGCCGCCCATGTCGGCCTTGCCGGGGGAGCTGAAGAGATCTTCACCCCTGATGGCAATACAACTGTGGATCGTGCGATTGACCATATCAAAGAAGGTATTGGCCGTGGAAAAACCAGCAGTATTCTAATTACCGCTGAAGGACAAAAACCAGGCCGCGCTTACGATCTTGCAGATGCTATTCGTAAAAAATCTGGCATGGACGCGAAGGTTTGCGTTCTTGGGCACCAACAGCGTGGAGGCTCTCCATCTGCTGCCGATCGCATTCTTGCAAGCCGCATGGGGGCTGCAGGTGTCGATTCCCTTCTGAAGGGTTATTGCGACATCATGATCGGCACTGAGGGCGAAAAGCTTGTTCAAGTTCCACTGGATCTTGTGACTAAAGAAACTAAAAAATCACAGATAGATTTGATTTCCTTAGCGCATATCTTAGCAACATAA
- a CDS encoding branched-chain amino acid ABC transporter, amino acid-binding protein (COG0683 ABC-type branched-chain amino acid transport systems, periplasmic component) gives MRFFLKLLPALFLLTLGCTQNTNEIVIGEFDSITGSDATFGLSTNKGVRLALDEINAAGGIKGKKIKLITLDDQGKNEEAAAAATRLITQNKVVAIIGGVASGRSKAAAPIAQTHKVPFISPASTNPDVTAIGDYIFRVCFIDPFQGFVMAKFATENLKVKKAAILRDVKNDYSVGLANAFEKEFKARGGEIVSDLSYQAGDIDFKAQLTQIRSKNPEALYIPGYYTEVGLIAQQARQLGIKVPLMGGDGWDSDKLSEIGKDAVNGSYYSNHYTVESTEPVVTEFIKKFKAQYNESPNAFSALGYDAAKILFAAMERAPELTSKEIRNEVAKTRDFPGVTGKITLNDKRDAEKSAVIIQVEGNNRKYISTVSP, from the coding sequence ATGAGATTTTTTCTAAAATTACTTCCGGCGCTTTTTCTTTTAACTCTTGGATGTACACAAAATACCAATGAAATTGTCATCGGTGAATTTGACTCCATCACGGGAAGTGACGCCACTTTTGGTTTAAGCACAAATAAAGGGGTTCGCCTTGCACTTGATGAAATCAATGCTGCTGGCGGAATCAAGGGTAAGAAGATCAAACTTATCACCTTGGATGATCAAGGTAAAAACGAAGAGGCTGCCGCCGCTGCCACTCGCTTGATCACACAAAATAAAGTTGTGGCTATCATTGGCGGAGTTGCCAGTGGCCGCTCAAAAGCTGCAGCTCCTATTGCTCAGACTCATAAAGTTCCTTTTATCTCTCCGGCATCTACAAATCCTGACGTCACGGCTATTGGTGATTATATTTTCCGCGTGTGCTTTATCGATCCCTTTCAAGGTTTCGTGATGGCAAAGTTTGCAACGGAAAATTTGAAAGTCAAAAAGGCTGCTATTTTACGTGACGTGAAAAATGACTACAGCGTTGGCCTTGCCAATGCCTTTGAAAAAGAATTCAAAGCACGCGGCGGAGAAATCGTTTCCGATCTTAGCTACCAAGCAGGAGATATTGATTTTAAAGCTCAACTGACACAGATCCGCTCTAAAAACCCAGAAGCGCTTTATATCCCTGGATACTACACAGAAGTCGGACTGATTGCACAACAAGCTCGTCAGTTGGGAATTAAAGTTCCACTAATGGGTGGAGACGGATGGGATAGTGATAAGCTTTCTGAAATCGGAAAAGATGCCGTGAATGGCAGTTACTACTCGAACCACTATACTGTTGAATCAACAGAACCTGTGGTGACTGAGTTTATTAAGAAATTCAAAGCGCAATACAATGAATCTCCAAATGCCTTCTCAGCTCTTGGCTATGATGCTGCTAAAATTCTATTTGCTGCCATGGAAAGAGCACCAGAGCTTACAAGCAAAGAGATTCGCAACGAAGTTGCAAAGACTCGTGATTTCCCTGGGGTAACGGGTAAAATCACTTTAAATGACAAACGCGATGCTGAAAAAAGTGCCGTGATCATTCAAGTCGAAGGCAATAACAGAAAATATATTTCGACTGTTTCCCCTTAA
- a CDS encoding branched-chain amino acid ABC transporter, permease protein (COG0559 Branched-chain amino acid ABC-type transport system, permease components) → MQDFLQHLVNGLSLGSIYALIALGYTMVYGILKMINFAHSDVYMIGAFAAYYAARLFGIEAQPGIASLLILLLVAMMTCAFLGLVIERFAYRPLRNSPKLNVLITAIGVSLFLEHSGQAVFGADPKVFPEVMKDSVLVSVAGIDIKTFDITVLVVSVLAMLGLQFLIHKTKTGKAMRAVSSNANVASLLGISPNKIIAFTFIVGSALAGVGSVLVGMKYPKIDPLMGMMIGLKAFVAAVLGGIGNVGGAVVGALIMGLSEEIVVAYLSSTYRDALAFGILILILIIKPTGLFGKNTTEKV, encoded by the coding sequence ATGCAGGATTTCTTACAGCATCTCGTCAATGGCCTTAGTTTAGGTTCAATCTATGCACTGATCGCCCTTGGCTATACGATGGTGTACGGAATCCTGAAGATGATTAACTTCGCACACTCCGATGTTTATATGATCGGAGCCTTCGCCGCCTACTATGCGGCTCGCCTTTTTGGCATTGAAGCTCAACCCGGAATTGCAAGTCTTCTGATTCTTCTTTTAGTCGCGATGATGACATGCGCTTTTTTAGGTCTTGTCATCGAACGCTTTGCTTACCGCCCTTTACGCAACTCTCCGAAACTCAATGTTCTCATCACAGCCATTGGTGTCAGTCTTTTCTTAGAACACTCAGGGCAAGCGGTTTTTGGAGCTGATCCAAAAGTCTTTCCAGAAGTAATGAAAGACTCTGTTTTAGTTTCGGTTGCTGGAATTGATATTAAAACATTTGATATCACAGTTCTTGTGGTGAGTGTCTTGGCAATGCTGGGTCTACAATTTTTAATTCATAAAACCAAAACCGGAAAAGCGATGCGCGCGGTAAGTAGCAACGCCAATGTCGCAAGTCTTCTTGGTATCAGTCCTAATAAAATTATCGCCTTCACTTTTATTGTGGGTTCAGCTCTGGCTGGAGTTGGTAGTGTCCTTGTCGGCATGAAATATCCAAAGATTGATCCCCTTATGGGTATGATGATTGGCCTTAAAGCCTTCGTCGCTGCTGTCCTTGGAGGGATCGGCAATGTGGGTGGCGCCGTTGTGGGTGCCCTGATCATGGGGCTCTCTGAAGAAATCGTCGTGGCCTATTTGTCTAGCACTTATCGCGATGCCTTGGCCTTCGGAATTTTGATTCTGATTTTAATTATTAAGCCCACAGGTCTTTTCGGTAAGAACACAACGGAGAAGGTGTAA
- a CDS encoding branched-chain amino acid ABC transporter, permease protein (COG4177 ABC-type branched-chain amino acid transport system, permease component), whose translation MKAFKLPFLVLLGLVLLGVVFNFAVNPYIQLIVLFAVMNTILSMSLNLVNGYTGQFSLGHAGFMAIGAYFAAYANTHWMIFPQSLRILDFFIYACLSGVLAGFAGLLVGIPSLRLRGDYLAIVTLGFGEIVRAILLNVDTLGGPRGYAGIPGFNSFIESFAFASFWAVICFFTIWRLLHSKYGRAFQSVKEDEIAAESVGINTTMAKVRSFVISSFFAGVAGALFAHFTNYISPSSFTFLQSVNAVIMVVLGGMGSMSGSIIAAIIVTAIPELLRPLQEVTGVELRMVIYSLMLVLIMILRPQGIFGNREITDFWRKYVRRS comes from the coding sequence ATGAAAGCTTTCAAACTTCCCTTCCTCGTACTGCTGGGACTGGTTCTTTTAGGGGTGGTGTTTAACTTCGCAGTGAATCCCTATATCCAACTCATCGTTTTATTTGCTGTCATGAACACTATTCTTTCAATGAGCTTAAACTTAGTGAATGGATATACGGGCCAGTTCTCTTTAGGCCATGCTGGTTTCATGGCTATCGGAGCTTACTTTGCGGCCTATGCAAATACTCATTGGATGATCTTTCCACAAAGCTTGCGCATTTTAGATTTTTTTATCTACGCCTGCCTTTCTGGTGTACTAGCCGGTTTTGCGGGTTTGCTTGTTGGTATTCCCTCTTTACGTCTTCGTGGTGATTACCTTGCGATAGTCACCCTTGGCTTTGGCGAAATCGTTCGAGCGATCTTGCTGAACGTAGATACCCTTGGCGGACCACGAGGTTACGCCGGGATTCCAGGGTTTAATTCATTTATTGAATCCTTTGCCTTTGCCTCTTTCTGGGCCGTGATTTGTTTTTTCACTATCTGGCGTCTTTTACATTCGAAATATGGCAGAGCTTTTCAAAGTGTTAAAGAAGATGAAATTGCCGCAGAGTCCGTTGGCATTAACACAACAATGGCAAAGGTCCGCTCATTTGTGATCTCTAGTTTTTTTGCAGGCGTCGCCGGAGCCCTCTTTGCTCACTTTACAAATTATATAAGCCCCTCTTCGTTCACCTTCTTGCAGAGTGTGAACGCCGTGATTATGGTGGTATTAGGTGGAATGGGCTCCATGTCAGGCTCGATTATCGCCGCCATTATCGTGACCGCGATCCCCGAACTTCTTCGTCCTTTACAAGAGGTCACCGGTGTCGAGTTAAGAATGGTTATCTATTCTTTAATGCTTGTTCTGATTATGATTCTTCGTCCACAAGGTATTTTTGGAAATCGCGAAATCACTGACTTCTGGAGAAAATATGTCCGTCGTTCTTGA
- a CDS encoding branched-chain amino acid transport system (COG0411 ABC-type branched-chain amino acid transport systems, ATPase component) has product MSVVLETKNVTMRFGGLKAVSNLDIVLHENELAGLIGPNGAGKTTVFNLLTGIYQPTEGDILLSGTSLQRKKPYQINQSGVSRTFQNIRLFKEMSVLDNVLIAGAPRLEYSFFAPLLRTKKFESAEKNLNDKAMQLLEIFKLQDKAHKRSDSLSYGEQRRLEIVRCLATNPKILLLDEPAAGMNHSETHSLMETISKIRKEFNLSILLIEHDMKLVMGICEKIFVLDHGTKIAEGKPEEIQKCPKVIAAYLGTTPDQEGLS; this is encoded by the coding sequence ATGTCCGTCGTTCTTGAGACTAAAAATGTCACGATGCGATTCGGCGGGCTCAAGGCAGTTTCAAACCTTGATATCGTACTTCATGAAAATGAACTTGCCGGATTGATTGGTCCTAACGGCGCAGGAAAGACCACAGTCTTTAATCTGCTAACAGGAATCTATCAACCCACAGAGGGAGATATCTTACTTTCTGGTACAAGTCTTCAGCGCAAGAAGCCCTATCAAATCAATCAATCTGGAGTCAGCCGAACCTTTCAGAACATTCGTCTTTTTAAAGAGATGAGCGTTTTGGACAACGTTCTGATTGCAGGGGCTCCTCGTTTAGAATATTCATTCTTTGCCCCCCTGCTTCGTACAAAAAAATTTGAAAGTGCCGAAAAAAATCTTAACGACAAAGCCATGCAGCTTTTAGAGATTTTTAAACTTCAAGATAAGGCCCATAAAAGATCTGACTCTTTATCTTACGGTGAACAGCGTCGTCTTGAAATCGTTCGCTGCCTAGCAACCAATCCCAAAATTCTTTTACTCGATGAGCCTGCCGCAGGAATGAATCATTCCGAAACGCACTCTTTGATGGAAACGATTTCAAAGATTCGCAAAGAATTTAATCTCAGTATTCTTTTAATTGAGCACGACATGAAACTTGTCATGGGTATTTGTGAAAAAATATTCGTCCTCGATCATGGAACCAAGATCGCGGAAGGAAAACCTGAAGAGATTCAGAAGTGTCCTAAAGTTATCGCCGCCTATCTAGGAACAACGCCTGATCAAGAGGGGCTGTCATGA
- a CDS encoding branched-chain amino acid transport system ATP-binding protein (COG0410 ABC-type branched-chain amino acid transport systems, ATPase component) — MNILKVENLNVFYGAIHAIKGISFEVNKGETVSLIGTNGAGKTTTLKAISGLLPSQGEISFMGKNLSGLTPFARARLGIAHSPEGRGVFAEMSVLENLELGAYTKKNKSEIAADLEMCFSLFPRLKERSKQAAGTLSGGEQQMLAISRALMIRPELLILDEPSLGLAPIIVQQIFSIIADLNKKGMTILLVEQNANMALKYSDRAYVLETGNILLSNDSKNLLNDEQIKRSYLGF, encoded by the coding sequence ATGAATATCTTAAAAGTTGAGAACCTCAATGTGTTTTATGGAGCTATTCACGCCATCAAAGGAATTTCCTTTGAAGTTAATAAAGGAGAGACCGTCTCTTTGATTGGCACCAATGGAGCTGGCAAGACCACGACGCTGAAAGCCATCTCGGGGCTTCTCCCCTCCCAAGGTGAGATTTCATTTATGGGGAAAAACCTCTCAGGCCTCACTCCATTTGCAAGAGCGCGTTTAGGCATTGCCCACTCTCCCGAAGGGCGTGGAGTTTTTGCCGAAATGTCTGTCCTTGAAAACTTAGAGCTGGGTGCTTATACAAAGAAAAATAAATCTGAAATCGCAGCCGACCTTGAAATGTGTTTTTCTCTTTTTCCTCGTTTGAAAGAGCGTAGTAAACAAGCTGCAGGCACTCTTTCTGGGGGTGAACAGCAAATGCTTGCGATCAGCCGCGCTTTGATGATTCGTCCTGAGCTCCTCATCCTCGATGAGCCTTCGTTGGGACTTGCACCTATTATTGTTCAACAGATTTTTTCAATCATTGCGGACCTGAATAAAAAAGGAATGACTATTTTACTCGTGGAACAAAACGCGAACATGGCTTTGAAATATTCAGACCGTGCCTATGTTTTAGAAACGGGAAATATTCTTCTTTCAAATGATTCAAAAAATCTTCTCAACGATGAGCAAATTAAAAGATCCTATTTAGGATTTTAG
- a CDS encoding two-component system sensor histidine kinase (COG0642 Signal transduction histidine kinase) encodes MNNLDEQIRLAATAIIDSKLSEIKNFDDEETEILISDELGPDRLGKFFVVRTSEGEVLFETQNISLLEVTLPVDPKWITITSGKHFIRVLNLKLPKYPNRILQVGAIQSTSIESLAYISPRMLWVISAILLVILILTWALSASLFRPIKRLSSYLSEVSNSLESNVEIPELQGIDFAKIHRQGKTEELQGLLLAIHQLVEKLNTTHRFMRSWSFQMAHELKTPLTILTRDLEMISRDYKVSPDKTEAVEGSISKISHTISSFLDWGDLISQKKTGDLYVNDLKATIDKVIGGLVKVYGERIEVFAEGNSFSVVANPLHLEQALENIIGNSLKYSDGMVSISYGPRYLKIEDRGVGIPPEVLAKIGSPFNKGENRKVRGVGLGLAWVRSICDLYSWDWEVKVQSGTLVRFDFPNLEED; translated from the coding sequence ATGAATAATCTCGATGAGCAAATCCGCTTAGCAGCAACAGCTATTATTGATTCCAAACTTTCAGAAATAAAAAACTTCGATGATGAAGAAACTGAAATTCTCATCTCTGATGAGTTAGGTCCGGATCGCCTTGGGAAGTTTTTTGTTGTGCGCACAAGCGAAGGTGAAGTTCTTTTTGAAACTCAAAATATTTCTTTATTAGAAGTTACACTGCCGGTCGATCCCAAGTGGATTACGATCACTTCGGGTAAGCATTTCATCCGTGTTTTAAATTTGAAGCTGCCGAAATATCCAAATCGCATATTACAAGTTGGAGCGATTCAAAGTACGAGTATTGAATCCTTAGCATACATCAGTCCGCGGATGCTTTGGGTGATCAGTGCCATTTTATTAGTTATCTTGATTTTGACTTGGGCACTTTCGGCCTCTCTCTTTCGCCCGATCAAAAGACTTTCAAGTTACTTGTCTGAAGTTTCAAATTCTCTTGAAAGCAACGTCGAAATTCCAGAGCTCCAAGGGATTGACTTTGCCAAGATTCATCGCCAAGGCAAAACTGAAGAACTTCAGGGCTTGTTGTTAGCGATCCATCAACTCGTAGAAAAGCTAAATACGACCCATCGTTTTATGCGTTCATGGTCTTTTCAAATGGCGCACGAGCTAAAGACTCCTCTCACTATTCTTACTCGGGACCTTGAGATGATCTCTAGGGACTATAAAGTTTCTCCGGATAAAACAGAAGCGGTTGAAGGTAGTATTAGTAAAATTTCACACACGATTTCAAGCTTCCTTGATTGGGGGGATTTGATTTCTCAAAAGAAAACTGGAGATCTCTATGTGAATGATCTCAAAGCCACAATTGATAAAGTTATCGGTGGTTTGGTTAAAGTTTACGGCGAGCGGATAGAGGTTTTTGCCGAAGGAAATAGTTTTTCAGTTGTCGCGAATCCCCTACACCTAGAGCAAGCTTTAGAAAACATTATCGGAAACTCATTAAAGTATTCCGACGGTATGGTTTCTATTTCTTACGGTCCTCGATATTTAAAGATTGAAGATCGGGGCGTTGGTATTCCCCCAGAGGTTCTGGCTAAGATTGGCTCTCCTTTTAACAAAGGAGAGAATCGTAAAGTACGCGGTGTAGGTTTAGGCTTAGCTTGGGTGCGTTCGATTTGTGATCTTTATTCTTGGGATTGGGAAGTCAAAGTACAGAGTGGAACTCTTGTGCGTTTTGATTTTCCCAATCTTGAAGAAGACTAA
- a CDS encoding two-component transcriptional regulator (COG0745 Response regulators consisting of a CheY-like receiver domain and a winged-helix DNA-binding domain) has protein sequence MNVLIVDDEPEILKKVSLLVEENGFTVKTLSSFEGLDSFLKTKSFYPKVIVLDRILGGRDSIDLIQKIKATFDGVRILVVSAVDTALEKAKALNCGADDYLAKPFSAVELVARLNVLMRRDQVYVPSDVLKAGNLTLQMIDRTVLVEDKESLLLSHKEFQLLFLFASNPGKIFPKDSLMREVWKSSAEVESKVVEATMNNLRRKLEASGASIKIKNIRNVGYWFEV, from the coding sequence ATGAATGTTTTAATTGTGGACGATGAGCCAGAAATTTTAAAGAAAGTATCCCTCCTAGTGGAAGAAAACGGGTTCACAGTGAAAACGCTTTCTTCGTTTGAGGGGCTTGATAGTTTTTTAAAGACCAAAAGTTTCTATCCTAAGGTGATCGTTTTGGATCGTATTTTGGGTGGCAGAGACTCCATTGATTTGATTCAAAAAATTAAGGCGACATTTGATGGAGTCCGTATCCTTGTGGTCTCTGCGGTGGATACAGCTTTAGAAAAAGCCAAAGCTCTAAACTGTGGTGCCGATGACTATTTAGCAAAGCCATTTTCTGCTGTGGAGTTAGTCGCGCGTCTTAATGTCCTAATGAGGCGTGATCAGGTTTACGTTCCCTCGGATGTTCTAAAAGCAGGGAACCTAACGTTGCAGATGATAGATCGCACTGTTCTGGTTGAGGACAAAGAAAGCTTATTGCTCTCGCATAAAGAGTTTCAACTACTTTTTCTTTTTGCCTCAAATCCTGGAAAGATCTTCCCTAAAGATTCGCTCATGCGTGAAGTGTGGAAATCTAGTGCCGAGGTAGAGTCTAAAGTGGTGGAGGCGACGATGAACAATCTTCGTCGTAAGCTTGAAGCCTCTGGTGCGAGTATAAAAATAAAAAACATTAGAAATGTAGGGTATTGGTTTGAGGTCTAA